A DNA window from Rossellomorea marisflavi contains the following coding sequences:
- a CDS encoding response regulator transcription factor codes for MKLDPSHEKIIKVAIVDDDPIIRTVMSDIVEKLPQQAGVRYDVNTFDNGESFLYDEWHGREQTLVVLDGVMPKMDGLEVLEHLRRRQDSDRYKVIMLTSRRSERDISRSLQLGADDYITKPFKLLELEARLNQILKRMR; via the coding sequence TTGAAGCTCGACCCTTCCCACGAGAAGATCATCAAGGTGGCCATCGTGGATGATGACCCCATCATCCGGACGGTGATGAGTGACATCGTGGAGAAGCTTCCGCAACAGGCGGGGGTGCGTTACGACGTCAACACATTCGATAACGGCGAATCCTTCCTCTATGATGAATGGCATGGCCGTGAACAGACCCTCGTCGTCCTAGATGGGGTGATGCCGAAGATGGATGGCCTGGAGGTACTGGAACACCTGCGACGCCGTCAGGATTCCGATCGCTACAAAGTAATCATGCTGACCTCGAGAAGAAGCGAACGTGACATCTCGAGATCCCTGCAGCTTGGAGCCGATGATTACATCACCAAGCCCTTCAAGCTTCTTGAGCTCGAGGCGCGTTTGAATCAAATACTGAAAAGAATGAGGTAA
- a CDS encoding diguanylate cyclase, with protein MDKYTKHFFENIRKKLSEWEAVEKIPHEEVYRFIHSLAGSASVLGLDAIGKKARIIMDGLKEKDSRIWSMSEIRDELFDIIEACYLHVEGEIPDFSGKYERRGEGPVVLIMDTDTQFLMEAKEKGEAEGWHVVPVVSTEKAIGLYYDVRPDCAILNVDMADDEELDSFKQNLKSHYVPAVMMSADRSKDVRVKAYRVGADDFMAKPVDMDEFLVRVDRQLQRKKHLEALVLIDELTHVYNRKYLQQAYSRLKDQGDRQLCVAILDIDHFKKVNDTYGHLIGDQVLREFAGYLKQKVGAQDIIFRYGGEEFVILFHGASLHEAVAKLNVLREDFSLHTFFAGEAFSCTFSAGVAEITDPGQPFEHWLGLADTALYEAKEGGGTGLNPRS; from the coding sequence ATGGATAAGTATACAAAGCATTTCTTTGAAAATATTCGCAAGAAGCTGTCGGAATGGGAAGCGGTAGAGAAGATTCCGCATGAAGAGGTCTATCGTTTCATCCATTCACTGGCGGGGTCTGCCTCTGTTTTGGGCTTGGATGCAATCGGTAAGAAGGCACGTATCATCATGGATGGGCTCAAGGAGAAGGATTCACGTATCTGGAGTATGTCCGAAATACGGGATGAACTCTTTGACATCATCGAAGCCTGCTATCTTCATGTAGAAGGAGAGATCCCCGATTTCTCCGGGAAGTACGAGCGTAGGGGAGAGGGGCCGGTTGTCCTCATCATGGATACGGATACCCAGTTTTTGATGGAGGCAAAAGAAAAAGGAGAAGCAGAGGGATGGCATGTGGTGCCTGTCGTCAGTACGGAAAAGGCGATTGGTCTCTACTATGATGTCCGCCCCGACTGCGCGATCCTCAATGTGGATATGGCGGATGATGAAGAGCTTGATTCCTTCAAGCAGAATCTGAAAAGCCACTATGTTCCTGCTGTGATGATGAGTGCCGATAGAAGCAAGGATGTACGGGTCAAGGCTTATAGGGTGGGGGCCGATGACTTCATGGCAAAGCCTGTGGATATGGATGAATTCCTTGTCAGGGTCGACCGTCAGCTTCAACGGAAGAAACACCTCGAAGCCCTCGTCCTCATTGACGAGCTCACCCATGTGTATAACCGGAAGTATCTTCAACAAGCGTATTCCAGACTGAAGGATCAAGGGGATCGTCAGCTATGCGTGGCGATCCTCGATATCGATCACTTCAAGAAGGTGAATGATACATATGGCCATCTAATCGGAGATCAAGTGCTTAGGGAGTTTGCCGGCTACCTTAAACAAAAGGTGGGGGCACAGGACATCATCTTCCGTTACGGTGGAGAAGAGTTCGTCATCCTGTTTCACGGAGCTTCCCTTCATGAAGCGGTGGCCAAATTGAATGTCCTCCGTGAAGATTTCAGCCTTCATACTTTCTTTGCCGGAGAGGCGTTCAGCTGTACGTTTTCAGCGGGAGTGGCCGAGATCACCGATCCCGGCCAACCGTTCGAACACTGGCTTGGTCTCGCTGATACGGCTCTGTATGAAGCGAAGGAAGGGGGCGGAACCGGGTTAAATCCGAGGTCTTGA
- a CDS encoding HPr family phosphocarrier protein — protein MVEKRIEVKLKTGLQARPAALFVQEANRFSSDIFLEKDGKKVNAKSIMGLMSLAVGTGVSVNLIADGSDEDEAVKALEEFVSTEG, from the coding sequence ATGGTAGAAAAACGCATAGAAGTGAAATTGAAAACCGGTCTTCAAGCAAGGCCCGCTGCACTATTCGTTCAGGAGGCAAATCGCTTCTCATCCGATATTTTTCTTGAGAAGGATGGGAAGAAAGTGAATGCCAAAAGCATCATGGGACTCATGAGCCTGGCTGTCGGCACCGGCGTTTCCGTCAACCTGATTGCGGATGGAAGCGATGAGGATGAGGCAGTGAAAGCACTTGAAGAATTTGTTTCGACCGAGGGGTAA
- the whiA gene encoding DNA-binding protein WhiA: MSFASETKKELTNIEVKDCCANAELSALIRMNGSLSFSNQQLVVNIQTENAAIARRIYTLIKKGYDTPVELLVRKKMRLKKNNVYIVRIKEDSKMILEDLKILGEGFTFIHNISEDLIKKKCCKRSYLRGAFLAGGSVNNPETSSYHLEIFSLYAEHNEALSEVMNSFGLNSKTLERKKGFITYLKEAEKITEFLNVIGAHNALMRFEDVRIVRDMRNSVNRLVNCETANLNKTIGAALRQVENIKFIEKHVGLQVLPDKLREIAELRVTYQDVTLKELGEMVSGGTISKSGINHRLRKIDQLAEKIRAGEKIHS, encoded by the coding sequence ATGTCGTTTGCGTCAGAAACGAAAAAGGAACTTACCAATATCGAGGTGAAGGATTGCTGTGCGAATGCCGAGCTTTCAGCACTGATCCGGATGAACGGATCACTGTCCTTTTCCAATCAGCAGCTTGTGGTGAACATCCAGACCGAGAATGCTGCCATCGCCAGAAGGATCTACACATTGATCAAAAAGGGATACGACACCCCCGTGGAACTCCTTGTCCGGAAGAAAATGAGGCTGAAGAAGAATAACGTCTACATCGTCCGGATCAAGGAAGACTCGAAGATGATCCTGGAGGATTTGAAGATACTCGGTGAGGGCTTCACCTTCATCCATAATATATCCGAAGACCTGATCAAGAAGAAGTGCTGTAAGCGTTCTTATCTGCGCGGGGCCTTCCTTGCAGGGGGATCCGTGAACAATCCGGAAACCTCGTCCTACCATCTAGAAATCTTCTCTCTTTACGCAGAACACAACGAAGCGTTGTCAGAGGTGATGAACTCATTCGGGCTCAACAGCAAGACCCTTGAGCGCAAGAAGGGCTTCATCACCTATCTGAAGGAAGCAGAGAAGATCACGGAGTTCCTGAATGTCATCGGGGCCCATAATGCCCTCATGAGATTCGAGGATGTCCGGATCGTCAGGGATATGAGGAATTCGGTCAACCGGCTTGTAAACTGTGAAACCGCCAATCTGAATAAGACCATCGGTGCAGCATTGAGACAGGTCGAGAACATCAAGTTCATCGAGAAGCACGTGGGGCTCCAGGTGCTCCCGGATAAGCTCCGGGAAATTGCCGAGCTGCGCGTGACGTATCAGGATGTGACCCTGAAGGAACTAGGTGAAATGGTATCCGGAGGGACAATCAGTAAATCAGGAATCAACCATCGCTTGCGCAAAATCGATCAGCTTGCTGAAAAAATCAGGGCGGGCGAGAAAATCCATTCGTAA
- a CDS encoding gluconeogenesis factor YvcK family protein, protein MTYQPKVVVIGGGTGLPVLLRGLKRHPIDISAIVTVADDGGSSGRLRDSLDIPPPGDVRNVLAALSEVEPLIEQMFQHRFETENELSGHALGNLIIAAMTSITGDFVHAIQEMSRVLNVNGKVLPSANQSVVLKAEMEDGSIVTGESSIPEAGKRIKRVFIDADSVKPLRETVRAIDEADLIVMGPGSLYTSILPNLLVPGIGEAICRSEAKKLYICNIMTQAGETLDYSASDHVKAIFDHMEVPCIDCVLVNKKQVPEEVKALYREEQAKPVHYDVEKLSSMGLEVVAEDILSYENQLVRHNTEKVADMIFSYLKESLEK, encoded by the coding sequence ATGACCTATCAGCCTAAGGTTGTCGTAATCGGTGGAGGGACAGGACTTCCTGTCCTCCTCCGGGGATTGAAGCGGCACCCGATCGATATTTCGGCCATTGTGACCGTCGCAGATGATGGCGGGAGCTCCGGCCGGCTGCGTGACAGCCTGGACATCCCTCCGCCTGGAGACGTCCGGAACGTACTCGCGGCCCTGTCTGAAGTAGAGCCATTGATTGAACAGATGTTTCAGCATCGATTCGAGACGGAAAATGAGCTGTCCGGTCATGCACTAGGCAATCTGATCATTGCTGCCATGACGTCGATCACGGGGGACTTTGTCCACGCGATCCAGGAGATGAGCCGCGTCCTGAATGTGAACGGGAAGGTCCTTCCTTCTGCAAATCAGAGCGTGGTGCTAAAAGCCGAGATGGAGGACGGTTCCATCGTGACGGGAGAATCAAGTATCCCTGAAGCGGGGAAACGGATCAAGCGCGTCTTCATCGACGCGGATTCGGTGAAACCGCTGCGTGAAACAGTCCGCGCCATCGACGAAGCCGATTTGATTGTGATGGGACCGGGAAGTCTATATACTAGTATATTGCCGAATCTTCTTGTACCGGGTATCGGTGAAGCGATCTGCCGGTCAGAAGCGAAGAAGCTTTATATATGCAATATCATGACCCAGGCGGGAGAAACGCTTGATTACTCCGCGAGTGACCATGTGAAGGCGATCTTTGATCATATGGAAGTGCCGTGCATCGACTGCGTGCTTGTGAATAAGAAGCAGGTGCCGGAAGAAGTGAAGGCCCTCTACCGTGAAGAGCAGGCAAAGCCTGTCCATTACGATGTGGAGAAGCTGTCGTCCATGGGGCTCGAAGTGGTGGCGGAGGATATTCTATCCTACGAAAACCAGCTTGTGCGTCATAATACAGAGAAGGTGGCCGATATGATCTTTTCATATCTGAAGGAGTCACTGGAGAAATAA
- the rapZ gene encoding RNase adapter RapZ, translated as MSTGSVNEVQLVIITGMSGAGKTVAMQSFEDLGFFCVDNLPPTLLPKFLELMKESGNKMNKVAVVMDLRGREFFDHLFKSLDELAETSWVTPQILYLDADDAALVRRYKETRRTHPLAPAGLPLEGIKQERELLEELKGRAQMIYMTSDMKPRELREKILTEFSVNKQSIFTVNVVSFGFKHGIPIDADLVFDVRFLPNPHYIESMRPRTGLDEDVSTYVLKWNETSKFIEKVTDLLSFMLPQYKREGKSQLVIAIGCTGGQHRSVALAEYIGHHFEVDYETIISHRDIQKRKGITT; from the coding sequence ATGAGTACGGGTTCAGTAAATGAAGTACAATTAGTCATCATCACCGGGATGTCGGGTGCCGGCAAGACGGTCGCCATGCAGAGCTTTGAAGATCTGGGATTCTTCTGCGTAGACAACCTGCCGCCGACCCTGCTTCCGAAGTTCCTGGAACTGATGAAAGAGTCGGGTAATAAGATGAATAAAGTCGCGGTCGTCATGGACCTCAGGGGAAGGGAGTTCTTCGACCACCTCTTTAAATCACTGGATGAACTGGCGGAAACGTCTTGGGTGACGCCTCAGATCCTATATCTGGATGCCGATGATGCGGCCCTTGTCCGCCGCTACAAAGAAACGCGCCGTACCCATCCGCTGGCACCTGCAGGTCTTCCACTTGAGGGAATCAAGCAGGAGCGGGAGCTGTTGGAGGAATTGAAAGGTCGCGCCCAGATGATTTATATGACGTCGGATATGAAGCCGCGTGAGCTCCGCGAGAAGATTTTGACGGAGTTCTCCGTGAATAAACAGAGTATCTTCACTGTGAATGTCGTCTCATTCGGATTCAAGCACGGCATTCCGATCGATGCCGATTTGGTGTTCGATGTGCGCTTCCTGCCGAATCCCCATTACATCGAGTCCATGCGTCCACGGACGGGCCTCGATGAGGATGTATCGACTTACGTTCTGAAGTGGAATGAGACGTCGAAGTTCATCGAGAAGGTGACGGATCTCCTTTCCTTCATGCTTCCTCAGTATAAGCGGGAAGGGAAGAGCCAGCTTGTGATCGCCATCGGCTGCACGGGCGGTCAGCATCGTTCCGTCGCCCTGGCGGAGTATATCGGTCATCATTTTGAAGTGGATTATGAGACCATCATTTCCCACCGGGACATCCAGAAGAGAAAGGGCATAACAACATGA
- a CDS encoding 8-oxo-dGTP diphosphatase, whose protein sequence is MQRVTNCLYQDGDKVLLLQKPRRNWWVAPGGKMESGESIRDAVIREYREETGIYLKNPDLKGVFTFIIKDGDQIVQEWMMFSFFATEADGVNFQESEEGTIKWHNIEEIRELPMAEGDFHILDYLLHGKKTIYGTFTYTPDFKLLSYRLDPS, encoded by the coding sequence GTGCAGAGAGTTACGAATTGTTTATATCAGGATGGAGACAAGGTTCTCCTTCTTCAGAAACCGAGAAGGAACTGGTGGGTCGCGCCCGGCGGCAAGATGGAGTCCGGTGAATCGATCCGTGACGCCGTCATCCGCGAATATCGGGAAGAGACGGGGATCTACTTGAAGAATCCTGATTTGAAGGGGGTTTTCACCTTCATCATCAAAGACGGAGATCAGATTGTCCAGGAGTGGATGATGTTCTCGTTCTTCGCAACGGAAGCCGATGGCGTGAACTTCCAGGAGTCGGAGGAAGGAACGATCAAGTGGCATAATATCGAAGAGATCCGGGAGCTTCCGATGGCAGAAGGGGATTTCCATATCCTCGATTACCTCCTGCACGGAAAGAAGACCATTTATGGAACCTTCACCTATACACCAGATTTCAAGCTTTTGTCCTACCGATTGGATCCGAGCTGA
- a CDS encoding GDSL-type esterase/lipase family protein, with protein sequence MKVWKMVGVLVVVVLLAGAYYLFFTDKKEAADKKYVVALGDSLVYGKGDKENSGYIGRLEDKVNKEKTDETYSFENLGIPGQKSSQLQKQLMKPDVTKDLPDADLFIINIGTNDLIKSNGGDFKPLHHDKIMAAKEEYLDNLDEIIDTLHTMNEDAPILVIGLYNPYPDRDSDKIEAYVDDWNETIIKEVKKKENVKYVSSNPLFKGKSKGEYFSDSLHPNGKGYDLIADQIMDSYTF encoded by the coding sequence ATGAAAGTGTGGAAAATGGTCGGAGTGCTGGTGGTTGTGGTCCTCCTGGCCGGAGCATATTATTTATTCTTCACAGATAAAAAAGAAGCCGCAGACAAAAAATATGTGGTCGCCCTCGGAGACTCCCTCGTATACGGAAAAGGGGACAAGGAGAACTCAGGTTACATCGGTCGCCTGGAGGACAAGGTGAACAAAGAAAAGACGGATGAAACCTACTCATTCGAAAACCTGGGCATCCCTGGTCAAAAGTCCAGCCAGCTGCAAAAGCAGCTCATGAAGCCGGACGTGACGAAGGATCTGCCCGATGCCGATCTGTTCATCATCAATATCGGGACGAATGATCTCATCAAAAGCAATGGCGGAGACTTCAAGCCCCTTCACCATGATAAAATCATGGCGGCGAAGGAAGAGTACCTGGACAATCTTGACGAAATCATTGATACCCTTCACACGATGAATGAAGATGCTCCGATTCTCGTGATCGGGCTGTATAATCCGTATCCGGACCGGGACAGCGACAAGATCGAAGCCTATGTGGATGATTGGAATGAGACGATCATCAAGGAAGTGAAGAAGAAAGAAAATGTGAAATACGTTTCGTCCAATCCCCTGTTCAAAGGAAAATCGAAGGGAGAATATTTCTCTGATTCCCTTCATCCGAACGGGAAGGGATACGACCTGATCGCGGATCAAATTATGGACTCTTATACCTTTTAA
- a CDS encoding VOC family protein, with protein MSTSFIEQVHYNRIPVKDLELSAHWYRDILGLQLLSHNEELAILKINEGPSLLILVPTRDETYAHFTIDQEQAFSIAFTSPDIPGFHQHLTDHQVKVDNIQHDEGHAYFHFHDPDGNKFQVHW; from the coding sequence ATGAGTACATCGTTTATTGAACAAGTGCATTATAACCGAATCCCCGTAAAAGACCTGGAGCTGTCCGCGCATTGGTATAGGGATATCCTGGGGCTCCAATTGCTGTCCCATAACGAGGAGCTTGCGATATTGAAGATCAATGAAGGTCCCTCCCTCCTCATCCTCGTTCCTACGCGGGATGAAACATATGCTCATTTCACCATCGATCAGGAACAAGCGTTCAGCATCGCATTCACCTCCCCGGACATACCCGGATTTCATCAGCACCTAACGGACCACCAAGTCAAAGTCGATAACATCCAACACGATGAAGGCCACGCCTACTTCCACTTTCACGACCCCGACGGTAACAAATTTCAAGTTCATTGGTGA
- a CDS encoding MerR family transcriptional regulator, translated as MEKEPSYKDKKVISIGVVSELTGLTERKIRYYEEKNLIFPERSNRGYRKYSFRDVERLMDIADQREEGVTTKEIKHELSKKEKNEAKQKMIRGQLNARFGVQKK; from the coding sequence GTGGAGAAGGAGCCTTCCTATAAGGATAAAAAAGTGATTTCCATTGGGGTCGTCAGTGAGCTCACCGGTTTGACAGAGAGAAAAATCCGGTATTATGAAGAGAAGAATCTGATTTTCCCTGAGCGGTCCAATCGGGGGTACCGAAAGTATTCGTTCCGTGATGTGGAGCGATTGATGGATATTGCCGACCAGCGGGAGGAAGGCGTCACGACCAAGGAAATCAAACACGAGCTGTCTAAAAAAGAGAAAAACGAAGCGAAGCAGAAAATGATTAGGGGTCAATTGAATGCACGGTTCGGAGTACAAAAGAAATAG
- the trxB gene encoding thioredoxin-disulfide reductase gives MSEEQIYDVIIAGAGPAGMTAAVYTSRANLSTLMLERGVPGGQMANTEEVENYPGFDTILGPDLSNKMFDHAKKFGAEYAYGDIKEIIDGEEYKIIKTGSKEFKARAVIITTGAEYKKIGVPGEKELGGRGVSYCAVCDGAFFKNKDLVVIGGGDSAVEEGVYLTRFANKVTIVHRRDELRAQKILQQRAFDNEKVDFIWNHTIKEINEGNGKVGSVTLVSTESGEETEFKADGVFIYIGMLPLTKPFESLGITNAEGYIETNEQMETKVPGIFAAGDVREKQLRQIVTATGDGSIAAQAVQHYVEELKEKVKPV, from the coding sequence ATGTCAGAAGAGCAAATTTATGATGTCATCATTGCCGGAGCAGGACCTGCAGGCATGACGGCTGCAGTATATACATCCCGTGCGAACCTTTCCACCCTCATGCTTGAAAGGGGAGTTCCAGGCGGGCAGATGGCCAACACGGAAGAGGTCGAAAACTACCCTGGATTCGATACGATCCTCGGTCCTGACCTTTCCAACAAGATGTTCGACCACGCGAAGAAATTCGGAGCGGAATACGCATACGGCGACATCAAGGAAATCATCGACGGGGAAGAGTACAAGATCATCAAAACCGGTTCAAAAGAATTCAAAGCACGTGCCGTGATCATCACAACAGGTGCCGAATACAAAAAAATCGGTGTCCCTGGTGAAAAAGAACTCGGCGGACGCGGTGTTTCGTACTGTGCTGTATGTGATGGTGCCTTCTTCAAAAACAAAGACCTCGTTGTCATCGGAGGAGGAGACTCTGCCGTAGAAGAAGGGGTATACCTCACCCGTTTCGCGAACAAAGTGACCATCGTTCACCGTCGCGATGAGCTGCGCGCCCAGAAGATCCTTCAACAGCGCGCATTCGATAACGAAAAAGTTGATTTCATCTGGAACCATACCATCAAAGAAATCAACGAAGGCAACGGGAAAGTCGGAAGTGTGACACTCGTGTCCACTGAAAGCGGAGAAGAAACAGAATTTAAAGCAGACGGTGTGTTCATCTACATCGGTATGCTTCCGCTGACAAAACCATTCGAAAGCCTCGGCATTACAAATGCAGAAGGCTACATCGAAACGAACGAACAAATGGAAACGAAAGTGCCCGGCATCTTCGCGGCTGGTGACGTACGTGAGAAACAGCTTCGTCAGATCGTTACCGCAACCGGTGATGGAAGCATCGCGGCTCAAGCCGTCCAGCACTATGTAGAAGAACTGAAAGAAAAGGTTAAGCCGGTATAA
- a CDS encoding tetratricopeptide repeat protein has product MKKGSKTVSEQAKVLSFVPTGEYYFTKGMKAYHHRELKKSLKYLNRALQLEPLEPMIACQLSIVLTELGDFKKANELLHEILKDLDPRMSECHYFLANNYAHLGLFKEAYEQVSAYLEKDRFGEFAEDAEDLLELLELDSDLITDELYEHDDLIAKQEKAKTQLEAGNFQKAADTLQGVIKEYPEFWSAYNNLALAYFYLGEVEQAASTLEEVLEKNPGNLHALCNTAVFYFYQRRFDELDELILGLEKVRPINFEHRYKLGATFALIGHAEKGYEWLKSLQKTGFEGDASFFYWLSHSAFETGRHDTARKAWKKVLDLAPEKEGQEPWSGKPKGEGFENHISSILKKLKSEDAEERLFGLFLLSVSDYQEAILSHADFCEIDDLSIVEKLYLAQILNGRGGKSVQVNEMLESIHATALHLYKNHHPISSVTSGLYLTWFTVAYRGLKEGEDFKNTKAFAAALEYTWYRLRSEAKTKKEVSGRYGISPSTLTKYIATVEDYLS; this is encoded by the coding sequence ATGAAAAAAGGGTCAAAAACAGTCAGTGAGCAAGCAAAGGTGCTGTCCTTCGTCCCAACTGGTGAGTATTACTTCACGAAAGGGATGAAAGCATACCACCATCGTGAACTGAAAAAATCATTAAAATATTTAAATAGAGCATTACAACTGGAACCATTGGAGCCGATGATCGCATGTCAGCTTTCCATCGTCCTCACAGAACTCGGTGATTTTAAAAAAGCCAATGAGCTGCTGCATGAAATCCTGAAGGATCTTGATCCGCGCATGAGCGAGTGCCATTATTTCCTTGCAAACAACTATGCGCATCTCGGTTTGTTCAAGGAAGCATATGAACAGGTGTCCGCCTACCTTGAAAAGGACCGCTTCGGTGAATTTGCCGAAGACGCCGAAGACCTCCTCGAGCTCCTCGAATTGGATTCCGACCTGATCACCGATGAGCTGTACGAACATGATGACCTGATCGCCAAGCAGGAAAAAGCGAAAACGCAGCTGGAGGCAGGCAACTTCCAGAAGGCGGCCGATACCCTTCAAGGTGTGATCAAGGAGTATCCCGAATTCTGGTCTGCTTATAACAATCTGGCCCTCGCGTACTTTTACCTTGGTGAAGTGGAACAGGCCGCTTCCACTCTGGAAGAAGTGTTGGAGAAGAACCCGGGGAATCTGCACGCCTTGTGCAATACCGCCGTCTTCTACTTTTATCAGCGGAGATTCGATGAGTTGGATGAGCTCATTCTCGGCCTGGAAAAAGTGCGTCCGATCAACTTTGAGCATCGCTATAAGCTCGGCGCGACCTTTGCCCTCATCGGTCATGCGGAGAAAGGCTATGAATGGCTGAAGTCACTGCAAAAGACGGGCTTTGAAGGAGATGCAAGCTTCTTTTACTGGCTTTCACATTCAGCGTTTGAAACCGGAAGGCACGATACGGCCCGGAAGGCATGGAAGAAGGTGCTCGACCTGGCCCCGGAAAAAGAAGGACAGGAACCATGGAGCGGGAAACCGAAAGGCGAAGGATTTGAGAATCATATCTCATCGATCCTGAAAAAGCTCAAAAGCGAAGATGCTGAAGAGCGCCTATTCGGGCTATTCCTGCTGTCTGTGTCTGATTATCAGGAAGCGATTCTTTCCCATGCCGATTTTTGTGAAATCGATGATTTGTCCATTGTGGAGAAGCTTTACCTTGCCCAGATCCTGAATGGCCGGGGAGGGAAGTCGGTGCAGGTGAATGAGATGCTTGAGTCCATCCATGCGACCGCCCTTCACTTGTATAAGAACCACCATCCGATTTCAAGTGTCACGTCCGGCCTGTACCTTACATGGTTCACCGTTGCGTATAGGGGCTTAAAAGAAGGAGAAGACTTTAAGAATACAAAGGCCTTCGCGGCTGCGTTGGAGTACACGTGGTATCGCCTCAGAAGCGAAGCGAAGACAAAGAAGGAAGTCAGCGGACGATACGGGATTTCCCCGTCCACATTGACAAAATATATCGCTACCGTTGAGGATTACCTCTCCTGA
- the hisIE gene encoding bifunctional phosphoribosyl-AMP cyclohydrolase/phosphoribosyl-ATP diphosphatase HisIE, with product MTEWLADVVYDEAGLVPAIIQDAGTKEVLTLAYMNETSLKKTVETGETWFYSRSRQELWHKGETSGNTQKVRNITWDCDKDALLVMVEKAGPACHTGAESCFSETVHGEKASTGAEILKTLETLIADRDAERPEGAYTTYLFEKGVDKILKKVGEEASEVIIAAKNRDPEELKWETADLFYHVLVLLREQKLPLDDVFNVLLERHNK from the coding sequence ATGACAGAATGGCTTGCAGATGTCGTCTATGATGAGGCGGGACTCGTACCTGCCATCATCCAGGATGCAGGGACGAAGGAAGTACTGACCCTGGCTTATATGAATGAAACATCATTGAAGAAGACGGTGGAGACCGGAGAGACCTGGTTCTATTCACGGTCCCGTCAGGAACTTTGGCATAAAGGGGAAACGAGCGGGAACACCCAGAAGGTACGGAACATCACGTGGGACTGCGATAAGGATGCCCTCCTCGTGATGGTCGAGAAGGCAGGACCGGCGTGCCACACCGGTGCAGAAAGCTGCTTCAGTGAAACCGTACACGGGGAGAAGGCTTCGACCGGGGCAGAAATCCTGAAGACGCTGGAAACGCTCATCGCCGACCGCGACGCAGAGCGTCCGGAAGGGGCCTACACGACCTACCTTTTTGAAAAAGGAGTCGATAAGATCCTCAAGAAAGTCGGAGAGGAAGCATCAGAAGTCATCATCGCGGCGAAGAACCGCGACCCGGAAGAGCTGAAGTGGGAAACCGCCGATCTCTTCTACCACGTCCTGGTCCTCCTGAGAGAGCAGAAACTTCCATTGGATGACGTATTCAACGTGTTGCTGGAGCGTCATAATAAGTAA
- the hisF gene encoding imidazole glycerol phosphate synthase subunit HisF gives MLTKRIIPCLDVKEGRVVKGIQFIELRDAGDPVELAKAYDEQGADELVFLDISASHEGRETMVEVVRQVAAELAIPFTVGGGINSVDDMKRILRAGADKVSLNTAAVLRPDLIKEGADYFGSQCIVVAIDAKKDVENGTFGVYTHGGRKLTDLDAIEWAKTAESLGAGEILLTSMDSDGEKNGFHLELTKAVSEAVSIPVIASGGAGNAGHFKEAFTEGRSDAALAASIFHYKETSIEEVKRYLRTQEVHVR, from the coding sequence ATGCTGACGAAACGAATCATCCCCTGCCTCGATGTAAAGGAAGGACGCGTCGTCAAAGGCATCCAGTTCATCGAACTGCGTGACGCAGGCGACCCGGTGGAGCTGGCAAAGGCCTATGATGAGCAGGGAGCAGACGAGCTTGTATTCCTTGATATCTCCGCGTCCCATGAAGGGCGCGAAACGATGGTCGAAGTGGTGCGGCAGGTAGCAGCAGAGCTTGCAATCCCGTTCACCGTCGGCGGCGGGATCAATTCCGTCGATGACATGAAGCGGATCCTCCGTGCCGGTGCCGATAAAGTTTCCCTTAACACGGCGGCGGTGCTGAGACCGGATTTGATCAAGGAAGGCGCAGATTATTTCGGTTCCCAGTGCATCGTCGTCGCCATCGATGCGAAGAAGGATGTAGAGAACGGGACATTCGGCGTCTACACCCACGGTGGCAGAAAGCTGACCGACCTCGATGCCATCGAGTGGGCAAAGACAGCAGAATCCCTTGGGGCCGGTGAGATCCTCCTTACCAGCATGGACAGCGACGGGGAGAAAAACGGCTTCCATCTTGAACTGACAAAGGCGGTGAGTGAAGCCGTCTCGATCCCGGTCATCGCATCCGGTGGGGCAGGCAATGCCGGGCACTTCAAGGAAGCCTTCACTGAAGGACGGTCCGATGCCGCCCTTGCTGCATCGATTTTCCACTATAAAGAAACAAGCATAGAAGAAGTCAAACGATACTTACGAACGCAGGAGGTGCATGTACGATGA